Part of the Lysobacter enzymogenes genome is shown below.
GCGCGGGCTGAGGAGAATGAGATGAGCGCCGGACTGTTCGCGCAATACGTGGTGATCGCGATCGCGGTGCTGGTCAGCGCGGTCGTGGTCGCGCGCAAGCAGTTCCCCGGCGGCGTGCGCCGCCTGCGCATCGCCTGCGCGCTGCCGCTGGTGCGCGACGGCCGTCCGGCGTGGATGCGCGCGCTCGGCAAGCGCATCGCGCCGCCGGCGCGCGCGGGCGGTCCGAATTGCGCCGGTTGCGACAGCTGCGGGCCGTCGGATTGAGTCGCGCGCGGCGGGGGTTACCGCAGCCGCGTGGCCGCATGGCCCACCTGTAGGAGCGGCGCAAGCCGCGACCGCGACAACTCAACTGCGACGAACCGTGCCTACCCCGCACGGTTCTGCAAATAATCCCAAGCCTCCTGCAGATACGCCCGCGCCTCGTCCAGATGCTCCGGCGCGCAGCTCTCCTCGAACCGGCTGGCGCCGTCGCCGAACCGCAGACAAGCGTTGATCTCCTCCTCGCCCCAGAGGAAATCCAGGATCACCACGAAGTCGTCGGCGTCCGGGTCGTTGAAGCGCGCCGCGCCGCGCAGCGGCGTCAGCAGGCGCAGCATCTCGTGATAGTTCTCCGACGCCTGCAGCATGGCGATGCGCAAGGTGCGCCGGATCTCGTCGTACTCGACCGGCGGGGTGCCGGTCCAGGCGTCCTCGCGCCAGGCCTTGACGACCTCGGCCACGCTGGCCGCGTCGAGGTCGGCGAGGATTTCCGGCGGCACCCGGTTGCCGCCGCTCATCTGCTGGCGGTCGAACCAGGGCTGCCAATCGTCGAACCCGGCCGGACGCGCCGGCGCGGAGCTCATGAAGGCTTGGTACTGCTCGTGGCTGAGGGTGAAACGGGCGTACAACGATGCGGGTTCCGACATCGGCGGGATCCTTTCCTGTGACACCGGCGCGCCGCCGCTCAGCGGCGCAGCCGGCCCTTGCCGGCGGCCTTGTAGCCGACCGCTTCGAACGCTTCGACCGAGAGCGTGAAGGTGCGCTCCTCCCCCGAAAACAGCGCGCCCACGCCGACGACCTGGCGGGTGATCTCCTCGCCGCGGTCGTTCTTGATCGACAGCACCATCGAGTATTCCCACGCGCCGTCGCTGGGCGGGTGGCGGATGGTGCCCTCTACGCTGAGCGGCGAAAACCGTTTCGCCGCCAGCGCGTTGGCGTCGGAATCGAAGCGCAGGTGGTGCCGGCAGGCCGGGCACACGCTGGCCGATTCCAGGATCGTCGCCTTGCAATGCGGACAAACGCGCGTCGCCCCGGGCATGCCCTGGCGTTGCGCGCTCATGAGTCGGCGCCGGTCTCCGCCTTGGCGTTCTTGTCGGACTTGCCGTTGTCGGACTTGTCGCTCTTGTCGTTGCGCGCGACCGCCTTGCCGCTGTCTTCCCAACCGAACTCGACCTGGCCGCGCACGCGCGCGCCGGCGGCGACGGTGACGTTGCCGGCCTTGACGTCGCCGACCACCACGCCGGTTTCCAGCAGTTCCACGCGCTGGGCCGAATCGATATTGCCTTCCAGTTCCCCGGCGATCACGACCTTGCGCGCGCGCACGCCGCCGTTGACCTTGGCGCCGAGTTCGACGGTGAGGTCGCCGTCGACCTGCACGTCGCCCTTGAAGCGGCCGGCGATGCGGATGTGGCCGGCGCCGTGGATCTTGCCTTCGATGGTCAGGTCGGCGGCGATCAGCGATTCCTTGACCGTCTCGCGCGGCTCGGCCTGACGCTGCGGCGCGGCCTGCTGCGGCGGCGGCGCGCTGATCGGCGCGGGCGCCGGCGCGCTGGGCTGGCCGAAGCTGAATTCGGTGGCCGCGTCGGGCTCCTTCTTGAGGGCGGTTTCCGGCTGCAGCGGCGGCAGCGGAGTGTCGCGCTTGGGCGGTGCGGGCTGGTTGAAAATGGCCATGACGCGGTGTTCCTCAGGTCGGGGGATCAGGTGATGACACGCGTGAACTTTGGAGCCTAACACGCTGATACGAAGCGCCCACTGTGACGAATCTCACCGTTTCGCAGCGGCTGTGAAGGCCTGTGCGGATTCAGTTTCGACCCCTCGCGCGCGGCCTTGCGGCGCCTGCGTGCGCGCGTTCGCGGCGCGCGCGAGAACGCGCGCACGCACGACAGTGATTAAGAAACATTTCAGATCGATGAATGCGGCGCGCGGCGGCACGGTCGCATCGGATCAGGCCGCGGCGGCCGGCCGGGGCCGGCGGTCGGGCGCAGCGGAAACGCTCAGGCCGGGTCGCCGGCGCCGCCCGGATCCGGCTCGCTTGCGGCGGGCCGGATCGGCCGCGGCGGCGCCGGGCCGTGGCCGAGCACGCTGTCGTAGGCCAGCCAGCCGACCTGCGCCAGCAGCACGCCGCCGGCGTAGGACGCGGCCCGGACCGGATCCATGAACCAGCACAGCGGCAGCAGCACCAGCGCGGTGCGCAACAGATAGATCGCCCAGCGCCACAGCCCCCAGTAGCCGCGATAGGCCAGGCGCGCATGGAACAGGTATTGGCGCGGATCGATCGACGCCGGCAGTTCGCCGCAAGCCTGGCGCAACTGGCCGCCGAGACGGGCGACGGCGAGCGAGAGTTCGGCTTGCAGCGTCGCCACGCGCAGCGCGCGCCACGACGAGTACGGCCGCTTGAGTTCCTCCACCACCTTCGGCGAGGGATGCCCGAACGCGCGCGCGTCTTCGTGCGTCAGCGCCCACAACGCGTTGTTGCGCAGGCGCAGCGGGTCGTTTTCGGGATAAGCGAAGAATTCGCCGACCAGTTGCATGGCTTCGGGCGGCAGCGTCGAGGCGCCGCGGGCGGCCTCCAGCTCGCGGTACAGCAGCGCGCCGACATAGTCGCGCAGGTCCGGGTCGCGCACTTCTTCCCGATACATCAGCCAGTTGCGCAGCGATTCCGGATTGCGGTGCGCGCAGCGCTCGCGCAGTTCGGCCAGGAACGCGTCGAAATCGACGCCGCTGCGCCGGCGCAGGCGGTGCAGCAGCCAATGCCCTTCGGTGTCGAGCGTGCCGAGCGTGTCCAGGTCGAAGAAGCGCGCGATCGCTTCCAACTGCGCGCTGGGCAGTTGCGGCGCCTGCGCCAGCGCGCGCGGCAATTGCGGCGCGATCACGTCCTTGACGTAGAGCGAGTACAGCGGCGGGAATTCGCGCAGCCACGCTTCGTAGTCGGCCGGCGACAGGCGCAGGGCGCCGACGATGACGGCGTTGCCGATCTGGTCGATCGACAGTTCGATGCGGTCGTCGTCTTCGTCGCTGTCGTTGGTCGAGGCCGCGTCGGCGGGTGCGGCGGCCGGCGGCGCATCGGCATGGCTTCCCGCGGCGCCGGCGGGCGGCGTCGGCGGCGGCGGCGAAGCGTCGGCGCCGGCCTCGGCGTTTTCGTCCTGCGCCTGTTCGGCCTCGCGCTGCTGCAGCCAGCGCTCGTACTCGGCCTGGCGCAGCATCGACAGCGCGGCCTGATACGCCTCGTGCAAGGTCTGGAAGCCCTGCGCGTCCTCGTCCGGGCGGGTCTCGCGCAGCGCCCGCGCGTAGGCGCGCTTGATCGCGCGCTCGTCGGCGTCTTGCTCCAGGCCCAGGCGTTCGTGCGGGGTCATGTCGGCTCGGCTCAGTGCAACAGGTAACCGGCCACGGCCACCGCCGCCAGGATCTGGGCCAAACGCCAGAGCTTGCCGGCGCCGGCGCGGATCTCGGCCAGCGTCACGCCGAAACGGCGGGCCAGGGCGAAGTCGTGCAGCGGCAGCACCGCCGCGGCGGCGACGGCGACCAACGGCACCGCCGCGTCGTAGGCCAGCGCGGACGGCGGCGTCGCCGCCAGCGCGGCGAGCGTGGCGGTCAGCAGGCAGATCACCGCCGGCACCGGCGTGGCGCGCGAACGCGCCTGCACGAAGCCGACGATGCCGGCGATCAACGTGGCCTGGAACGGCAGCCAGTACGCGCCGGCCGCGCACGCGGCGAGCAGGACCAAGGTGTACGCGCTGAGCGGATCCCAGCGCATGCGCTGGGCCATCCAGCGCTGCGCGCGGCACAGCCCGATCCAGGCCAGCGCCGCGGCGGCCCAGCCGGCGAAGATCAGGCCGATGTTGCGCGCGGCGTTCTCGCGCGGCGCCGGGTCGAAGCCCATCAGCATCGAGACGAACCAGACCGTGGCCAGGTAATACAGCGGAATGCGCGCGGCGGCGATGGCGATGCGGCGCGGGTCCAGGCGCTCGGGATCGCAGGCGCGCAGCCAGAAGCCGACCGCGCCGGGGTTCAGGCGCTGCCCCAGCCACTCCGGGCCGACCCGTTGCAGGCGCAGCAACAGGCCGCGCAGGCGGCTCGGCAGCGTCGGGATCAGCGCGATCAGCGCGCGCCGCGGCCAGAACGCCGGCCGTTGCAGTTCGCCGAACAGCCAGCGGTCGACCAGCCGGTCGTGGGCGTTGCGGTACTCGCCGAGGATGCGCTCGAACGCGACGCTGCGCGCGCCGCGGTCGGTGGCGACCGCGAGCCAGTGGCGCAGGCGCGGGTCGGGATCGTACAGCGCGCCCAGATCGAAGTATTCGGCGATCGCGTCGGTCGCCGCCGGCGCCAGCGGCGGCTCGCATTCGGCCAGCGCATGCGCGACCGGCGCGCGCAGCGCGTGCTTGAGTTCCAGCGAGTACAGCGGTTCGCAATCGCGCAGCCAGCGTTGCAGGTCGACGGCGAGGCGGCGCTGGGCGAAGTCGAACAGTTCGGTCAGGAAGGCGCGCAGGTCGAAGTAGCGCGGCTGCGGTTCCGGCTCGTCGGCGTGTTGCGGTTCGTGGCGCGGTTCGGGCTGCGGCTCGGTCGCGGGCCGAGGCCGCGGGGCGTCGCCTGCGGGCACGGCTGCGCGCGTGGGCGCTGCGGGCGGCGAGGGCGGCGCAGGCGCGGCAGGACGAGGCATCGCTTGCGCCGCTGCGTCGGCCTGCGCGCCAGCGCCGTCGCCTTCCTCGTCCTGCGCGACAGCGAGCGCGAACGCGCGTTGCGCCGCGATGTGCAGGCATTGCTGGTAAGTCTCGTTGAGCGCCTGGAACCCCTCCGGATCGTCGTCCGGCCGGCAGCGCTTGAGCTCGCGCGCATACGCGCGCTTGATCGCGCGTTCGTCGCTGTCCGGCGCGAGGCCCAGGCGCTGGAACGGCGTCATGCGAGCGCCGTTCCTGTGACGATGGCGATGCACGCGGCCAGGGCAAGCCCGGCCGCGGCCAGCAGCGCCCACGGCCGCGCCGCCATTTCTCGCGCGTAAACCAAATCGATGCGTTCGCGTCCGGCGCGCCACAGATCCTGCAGCACCGGCGTGGCCGCAGCGAACAGCAAGCACGGCGGCACCCAGCCGATGCGGCCGCTCGGGTCGCTTTGCAGGCCTGTCAGCCAGGTTTGCGGCGAGGGCCGCTCCGGCAAAGCGAAAGCAGCGCCGAACAGTTGCGGAACGCACATCGCCAGCAGGAGGCCCGCGACGTGCGCAGCCAGGGTCCGGGGGACGCGCTCGCGGCCGCGCGCAATCAGCCATATCCAACCGGCGCCGACCGTGGTCAGGGCGGCGAAACCGGTCGAGACCGGCAACAGCGCGAGGCTGGCGATGGCGAAGCCGACAAACAATTGCAGCGGCGCATCGCGCCAGACCGGCACGACCTGGCCGCGCTGGAGAGCGATCAGCCAGCGCAGCCACAGCATGCGGATCGTCGAGCCCAGCAGCCACAGCGCAGCCAGTGTCAGGCAGATCGTCAGCAGTCCATCCGGCGACCCTTTGGCCCTGTCGAGCGAGATCGGGCCCAGCAGCGGCAGGGGATAGAGCAGCATCCGCAGCAATACCACGATCAGGCGCGGCAACGCGATCCGGGTCGGGTCGGCAGCGCGTTGCCATAGCTCGACGCTTTCGTGGTCCAACTGCTGTGCGGCGCGATCGCGATCTGCGCGCAGCAAGTTCATCGCCAGTCTTGCGGCGCGTCCGGGCTGGCCGGGAAACAACGCGATCGTCAATCGTCGCCACCACGAGCGCGGCCCGTGCAATTCGCGCAGCAGCATCAAATCGAGCGAGGTTCCTTGCGGCGGCTGATATTGGGCAAGGATGCGCTCGTACTCCTGCGCGCCGTCGGCGCGAGCTTGGGCGCGACGGGTGTACTCCAGCAACTGCGCGTCGCGCGCGCCGACTTGGTCGAGGGCGAAGAAGGCGAACACCATGCGCAGCACGTTCGGCGGCAACCGCGGCTCGATCTGGGCCAGCGTCTGCGCCAACGGTTCGCGCAGTGCGTATTTAAGTTCGAGTGAATACAGCGGCTTCAGGTTTTGCAGCCAATTCTCAAGCTGCTCAGGCGAAGTCTCTCGCGCGCGCTGCAGCAACTCGTGCATGAACGCGTCGGCGTCGAAGCGCTGCGCGGAGAGCGGCGCGAACCTGCCGTCTGAGGCCGCGTGGGAAGCTGGGGAAGACGGGGGCGAAAACGGACGGGCGATGTCCGAGTCGGAAGCAGCGTCGGGCTGGTCGGGCACATCGACCTCAGCGCCTTCGTCGCCGGGCGCGGCGGGGAACACCGCCGGGCCGTCCTCTCCGAGCGCGATGGTGCAGTTGTCGACGTCGATGTCGCCCGCCCCGACGATCCGCAGTCGTGCGGCGTGGTGCAGGCACTCGCGATAGGCCTCCTGCAGCGCCTGGAATCCCTCCGGATCGTCGTCCGGCCGGCAGCGCTTGAGCTCGCGCGCATACGCGCGCTTGATCGCGCGTTCGTCGCTGTCCGGCGCGAGGCCCAGGCGCTGGAACGGCGTCACGGCTGTCCCGGTCCCATCAGGTACTGCAGCATCGCGCCGATCACGCCGAGCGACAGCATCACCAGCACCACCGTTCGCAGGCGCAGCCCGCGTTCGGGAAACAGGCCGGGCTGGCTGCGCCCGCGCGCGGAGCCGAACTGGACGCCGCTCAGGTCCGCGCCGCTGCGGCGCGCACGCGCGCGCAGTTCGACGATGCGCGCCTGCAGCCCGGCCGAATGCGCGTGCACGGTGTCCAGGTCGAAAAAGCGCAGCAGCGCGTCCAGTTGCGGCAGGTACAGCGGCGCGCGCGCGCTCAGGTGGGCGATCAGCGCCGGCGCCAGCGCGTGCTTGCGCTCGAGCTGGTACAGCGCCGGGTGCTTGACCAGCCAGCGCTCGAGCCCGGCGACGCTGCCGGTTTCGGCGTGGCGGTAGAGCTCGTCGAGGAAGTGTCTGGCGTCGAATTCGGCTTCAGGCGCCTCGGCAATGTTCGCCGGCGCGGCCTGCGCGGCGGCGCCCGCGGACGCGCTCGGCGGCTTCGGCGCGGCGGGCGCAGGCGGCGGCACCGGGACCGGCGCCGCGGGAGCGCTCGGCGCGACCGGCACGGACGCAGCGGCAGGCGCGCTCGGCGGCGAGGGTTGCGCCGGCGCCGGCGGCGCCACGAACGGCGCCCTGGGTGCGGGCGGTGCGGACGGCAGCGGCGCGGCGGGCGGCGTCGGCGCGGTCGAGCCGCCGGCGGGCGCGAGCGGAATCGGCGCCGGCCGCGGCGCCGGCGGCATGCGCATGCCTTGCGCGAGCGCGTCGTCGTCTTCTGCGTCGTCCTCGTCTTCGAAGGCGTCCGTCGCCATCGCGACCTCGGCCGCAACGCGCCGCCGCGCCCATTCCAGGCATTGCTGATACGCCTCGTTCAAACGCTGGAACCCGGCCGGATCGTCGTCGGGCCGGTTCGCGCGCAGCAGCCTGGCGTAGGCGCGCTTGATCTGCGCCTCGTCCGCGTCGGCGGACAGGCCCAGCGCGGCGAACGGGTTCATACGCCGCCGGCCTGCGCCTCGACCGCGTCGAGGAAGTGGGCGAAGTCGCGGCGGTGCTCGGCGATCATCGCGTCGTCCTGCAGATCCAGCACGCCGCGGAAACGGACCAGCGCCGTCTGCACCTGCTCGCGCGCCCACAGCAGTTCTTCATACAGACGCTCGGCGCGCGCGATCAGCGCGACGTTCTCCTGATGCTCGCGCGGGTGCACCTTCAGCGCCGCCAGCGCCTGCAGGCGCTCGCGGATCTGCTCGGGACTCAGCACGCCGGGATTCTTCTCCAGCACCACCTCGTGCTTGAAGCCGCTGGCGACCGCCTCGGCCTCGACCTGGAGCAGGCCGTTGATGTCGTAGGTGAAGCGCACATCGATGGGATTGTCGTGGCGCGCCTTGGCCGGCAGCTCGATGGTGATCGCGCCGAGCCGCACGTTGTTCTCCACCCGCGGGCTTTCGCCCTGGTAGATCTCCAGCTCGACCTTGCGCTGCTGGTCGCGCACCGGGTAGTAGCGCTCGATCCGGCTCACCGGCACGGTGCTGTTGCGGTGGATGATCGGCGAGAACAGGCCGTTGACGAAGCGCCCGTCGACTTCCTGGCCGGTGCTCACGCCGAGGCTGTGCGGGCACACGTCGGTCAGCACCACTTCTTCCAGCGCCTGGTTGCGCGCCTTCATCCCGGCTGCGACGCAGGCGCCGTGGGCGATCGCCTCGTCCGGGTTGAGGTGGCGCAGCGGCAGCCGGCCGAACATGCGCGAGACCAGCTTGGCGCACAGCGGCATGCGCGAGGCGCCGCCGACCAGGACGATCTGGTCGAGCTGCCCCGGCGCCAGCTTGGCGTCGCGCATCGCCCGTTCCAGCGGCGCGCGCAGGCGCTGCACCAGCGGTTCGCACAGGCGGGCGAAGCCGTCCTCGTCCAGGCGCCAGCTGCGCGCCTGGCCGGACAGGGTGAGTTCGAGCGCGGCCTCGCCGCCGCTGGCGAGCTGCTGCTTGAACGCCTCGATGCGCCGCTCCAGCACCGCCAGTTCGCCGAGCGGCAGCGCGCTGGCCGACAGGCCGTGTTCGCGCAGGAAGCCGTCGAGCAGGGCGCGCGAGAAATCCTCGCCGCCGAGGAAGTTGTCGCCGGCGCTGGCGTGCACTTCCATGATCCCGTCGAACAGCTCCAGGATCGATACGTCGAAGGTGCCGCCGCCGAGGTCGAAGATCAGGTAGCGGCCGCCGTCGTCGCTCTGTTGCAGGCCGTAGGCCAGGGCCGCGGCGGTCGGCTCGTTGATCAGCCGCTCGACCTTGATCCCGGCCAGTTCGCCGGCGATGCGCGTGGCCTTGCGCTGGCTGTCGGAGAAATAGGCCGGCACGCTGATGACCGCCTCGGCCACGCGCTCGCCGAGGTCGGCCTCGGCGTCGGCGATCAGCGACTTGAGCACCAGCGCCGACAGCTCCTCCGGACGGAACCGGTGCGAGCCCAGCGCGGTGACCCGGTCGCTGCCCATCCAGCGCTTGAACGCGGCCACGCTCTGGCGCGGGTGCGAGACCAGGCGCTCGCGCGCGGCCTGGCCGACGATGACGCGGTCGTCCTCGTCCACGCTGACCGCCGAGGGCGTCAGCAGCGCGCCCAGGGCGTTGCGGATCAGGCGCGGGCCGTCGGCCCCGTACACGCCGATCAGCGAATGAGTGGTGCCCAGGTCGATGCCGACGATCATACGAACCTACAGTCCATTGCGATGGAGCGCACAGATTACATGCGGAACACGCCGAAGCGGGTGCGATCTTCGATCGGCGCGTTGAGGCTGGCCGACAGGCCCAGGCCGAGCACCCGGCGGGTGTCGGCCGGATCGATGATGCCGTCGTCCCACAGCCGCGCGGTGGCGTAGTAGGGGTTGCCCTGGTGTTCGTACTGTTCGCGGATCGGCGCCTTGAAACCGTCCTCGTCCTCGGCCGACCACTGCTTGCCGGCGGCCTCGATGCCGTCGCGGCGCACCGTCGCCAGCACCGAGGCGGCCTGCTCGCCGCCCATCACGCTGATGCGCGCGTTCGGCCACATCCACAGGAAGCGCGCGCCGTAGGCGCGGCCGCACATGGCGTAGTTGCCGGCGCCGAAGCTGCCGCCGAGGACCACGGTGAACTTGGGCACGTGCGAGCACGCCACCGCGGTCACCATCTTGGCCCCGTCCTTGGCGATGCCGGCGTTCTCGTACTTCTTGCCGACCATGAAGCCGGTGATGTTCTGCAGGAACACCAGCGGGATGCCGCGCTGGTTGCACAGCTCGATGAAGTGCGCGCCCTTGAGCGCGCTCTCGGCGAACAGGATGCCGTTGTTGGCGACGATGCCGACCGGATAGCCGTGCAGGTGGGCGAAGCCGGTGATCAGGGTCTTGCCGTAGCGCGCCTTGAATTCCTGCAGCTCGCTGCCGTCGACGATGCGCGCGATCGCTTCGCGGATGTCGAACGGCTTGCGCGTGTCCTTGGGCACGATGCCGTACAGCTCGTCGGCCGGGTACAGCGGCTCGCGCGCGGGCCGGGTCGCCACCGGCAGGGTTTTGCTGCGGTTGAACGTGGCGACGATGTCGCGCGCGATCTGCAGCGCGTGGCGGTCGTCTTCGGCGAAATGGTCGGCCACGCCGGACACCGCGGTGTGCACGTCGGCGCCGCCGAGCGCTTCGGCGTCGACCACTTCGCCGGTCGCGGCCTTCACCAGCGGCGGGCCGCCGAGGAAGATCGTGCCTTGTTCCTTGACGATGACCGACTCGTCGCACATCGCCGGCACGTAGGCGCCGCCGGCGGTGCAACTGCCCATGACCACCGCGACCTGCGGGATGTTCTCGGCGCTGAGCCGCGCCTGGTTGTAGAAGATCCGGCCGAAGTGTTCCTTGTCCGGAAACACCTCGTCCTGCAGCGGCAGGAACGCGCCGCCGGAGTCGACCAGGTAGACGCAGGGCAGGCGGTTCTCGCGCGCGATCTCCTGCGCGCGCAGATGCTTCTTCACCGTCATCGGGAAATAGGTGCCGCCCTTGACGGTGGCGTCGTTGGCGACGATGACCACTTCCAGCCCCTGCACCCGGCCGATGCCGGCGACCATGCCTGCGGCCGGCGCGGCGTCGTCGTACATGCCTTCGGCCGCGAGCGGCGCGATTTCCAGGAACGGCGAACCCGGGTCGAGCAGGGCGGCGATGCGGTCGCGCGCGAGCAGCTTGCCGCGTTCGGTGTGCTTGGCGCGGGCCTTGTCGCCGCCGCCGTGGGCGGCGCGCGCCAGACGCGCATCCAGTTCTTCGACCAGGGCGCGGTGGTAGGCGACGTTGTCGCGGAAGTCCTGCGAGCGCGGGTCGAGCTGGGAAGTGATCGCGGGCATTGCGGGAACGGCCGGAAGCGGGAGACGCGGCATCAAAACATAAAGCGCCTGCGCCGGCCAATGGCTTCGGCGGGCGTCGCGGCGGCAAACGCCGGCGTATGCGCACGGAATGCGACATGCGCGCTTGGTTTGTGTGAGCGGCTCGGGCCGCTGCGTCGCAGGCCGCCTCTGCCGCAAGCGCGCTGCCGCAACGAGCGCTGGCGCAAAAAAGAAAGGCCCGCACCAGGCGGGCCTTTCAGCGAACGAGAGCGCAAGCCGATTAGTGCTTGGCTTCTTCCTTCTTGGCTTCGGCGGCAGCGGCGTCGGCCTTGTCGGCGACCTTCTGCGCAGCGTCGGCGGTCGCGTTGGCGGCCTTGGAAGCAGCGTCGGCGGCGCCGGCAGCGGCGGCGTCGGTCGCGGCGGCGGCAGCGTCGCCGGCCTTGGCGGCGGCGTCGCCCGCAGCGGCGGCGGCGTCGTTGGCGCCGGCAGCGGCAGCGGCGGCGGCGTCGGACGCGGCAGCGCCGGCGGCTTCGGCGCCAGCGGCGGCGGCGGCGCCGGCCGAATCAGCGGCCTTGGCGGCGTCGGCACCGGCCTGCTCGGCGGCGGCCGAGGCTTCGGCAGCGGCGTCCTTGGCTTCTTCGGTCTTCTGGGCGCAAGCCGACAGGGCCAGAACGGCGGCGGCGAGCAGGACGTAGAGATGGGTCTTCATGAGCTGTCTCCTGAGGAGTTGTCTGAGAAATGGAGCTGTTTGGATCTGTCAGGCAACGCCAGTGCTCGCAGCGGTCCGGCAAGCCGGCTTCGATCGTTCACTGACCTTACGGAAAAAGCCGCCGGAGAACCGGCGGCTTTCCCGTTCGACGCGGATCCCGCGTCGGAACTAGCAGTATCGCTTGCGCGATATTACTTCTTCGCTTCTTCCTTGGCAGCTTCCGCCGGAGCGGCAGCGTCCTTGGCGGCGCCAGCGGCGTCCTTGGCAGCGTCGGCGGCGCCAGCGGCGGCGTCGGCAGCAGCGTCGGCAGCGGCCGGGGTCGCGGCGTTGGCAGCGGCGTCGGCCGAGGTGGCGGCGGCGTCGGCGGCGGTGGCAGCGGCGTCGGCCGAAGCAGCGGCGGCGTCGGCGGTGGCGGCGTCGCCAGCGGCGGCGGCGGTGTCGGCGGCGGCCTGGGCTTCGGTCGAAGCGGCAGCAGCGTCGGCGGAAGCATTTTCAGCCTGCTTCTGGTTCGAGCAAGCGGCCAGGGCCAGACCCAGAGCCAGGGCGATCAGCGCCTTGTTGAAATTCATGATTCGGTTTCCTCGTCGTTTAGTTAGGCAACGCGCAAAAGCGCGCCGATAACATGATGACAAGCCGGTGACGTGTGTCAAGCGGCATGCCGGGTTTTTTTTGTGCAACGCGTTTTTAACTTTTTACAGCAATTCGATAGCGATCGCCGTGGCTTCGCCGCCGCCGATGCACAGCGAGGCGACGCCGCGCTTGCCGCCGCGAATGCGCAGGGCGTTGATCAGCGTGACCACCAGGCGCGCGCCGCTGGCGCCGATCGGGTGGCCCAGCGCGACCGCGCCGCCGTGCACGTTGAGCTTGTCGTGGGCGATGCCGAGCTCGGTCATCGGCGCCATCGCGACCACCGAAAACGCCTCGTTGATCTCGAACAGATCGACGTCTTCGACCTTCCAGCCGGCCTTTTCGAGCACGTTTGAAATCGCTTTCACCGGCGCGGTGGTGAACCATTCCGGGGCCTGCGCGTGGCCGGCGTGGGCGACGATGCGCGCCAGCGGCTTGAGCCCGCGCGCGGCGGCTTCCTGCGCGCTCATCAGCGCGGCCGCGGCGGCGCCGTCGGAAATCTTCGACGAGGCCGCGGCGGTCAGCACGCCGTCCTTGCCGAACGCAGGACGCAGGGTCGGAATCTTGCTGACGTCGATCTTGGCCGGCTCCTCGTCGGCGTCGACGACGACGTCGCCCTTGCGGCCCTTGACCGTCACGGAAACGATTTCATCCTTGAAGTGGCCGGCCGACTGCGCGGCCTGGGCGCGCTTGACGCTCTCTTCCGAATACGCGTCGATGGCGGCGCGATCGTAGCCGTACTTGGCGCAGGCGGCGTCGCCGAACACGCCCATCGCCTTGCCGTCGTACGGGTTGGTCAGGCCGTCCCAGGCCATGTGGTCGAGGAACTCAGCGCTGCCGTAGCGGATGCCGGTGCGCGAGTTGTTGAGCAGGTGCGGGGCGTTGGTCATCGACTCCATGCCGCCGGCGACGACGACCTTGGCCGAGCCGGCCTGGATCAGGTCGTGGGCGAGCATGATCGCCTTCATGCCCGAGCCGCAGACCTTGTTGATGGTGGTGCAGCCGGCCGAGG
Proteins encoded:
- a CDS encoding thiolase family protein, yielding MSDVVIVGAKRTAIGSFLGQFTGVPTPTLGSAAIAGALEQAGVAADQVDEVIMGCVLPAGLGQAPARQAALGAGLPTSAGCTTINKVCGSGMKAIMLAHDLIQAGSAKVVVAGGMESMTNAPHLLNNSRTGIRYGSAEFLDHMAWDGLTNPYDGKAMGVFGDAACAKYGYDRAAIDAYSEESVKRAQAAQSAGHFKDEIVSVTVKGRKGDVVVDADEEPAKIDVSKIPTLRPAFGKDGVLTAAASSKISDGAAAAALMSAQEAAARGLKPLARIVAHAGHAQAPEWFTTAPVKAISNVLEKAGWKVEDVDLFEINEAFSVVAMAPMTELGIAHDKLNVHGGAVALGHPIGASGARLVVTLINALRIRGGKRGVASLCIGGGEATAIAIELL